One genomic region from Clostridium saccharobutylicum DSM 13864 encodes:
- a CDS encoding response regulator: protein MKKILIVDDSEMVRNFYSYILKVFSMESDTAENGLVAYEKILESEFSVIITDINMPKMNGYELVEEIRRLEIKTPIIVVSTQDEQKEILKSMKAGANIFLIKPTEPDKFIHTVKEILRKESV from the coding sequence ATGAAAAAGATATTGATTGTTGATGATTCAGAAATGGTTAGAAATTTTTACAGCTATATTTTAAAAGTGTTTTCCATGGAATCAGATACGGCAGAAAATGGCTTAGTTGCTTATGAAAAAATATTAGAGAGTGAATTCAGTGTTATTATTACTGATATAAATATGCCAAAAATGAATGGGTATGAATTAGTAGAAGAAATAAGAAGATTAGAAATAAAGACTCCTATAATAGTAGTATCTACTCAGGATGAGCAAAAAGAAATATTAAAAAGCATGAAAGCTGGCGCGAATATATTTCTTATTAAACCTACAGAACCTGATAAATTTATACATACAGTTAAAGAAATCCTTAGAAAAGAGAGTGTGTAG